CATTAtctatatactcccttcgtcccactaaagatgactcacttttctttttagtttatccaaaccaagatgactcattattataaatggaaacacttttatctctactttattctctctcttactttattctctccacttcacacacaaaatataacTGCATAAAACTCTGTGCTGCCCAAAAAAGGGATCATCTTCAttaaaacggagggagtataagtgtataacaatttATTTACGGCTTGTACTAGCTAAATATATCAAAGGTCCAATGGACTCTATATAAAGTTGGACTTGATCCCACTAATCTGAcaattttgtttcattttttatcgttcaatttattttattctgttATATTATACTCGCAAATCTAAGTTGTAATTAagagaaaaaatttaaaatgatcagtttagttaaataatcaatttttttgaagtttcacattgtaatattttgtataaatgaaaatttatagATCTTGTTACCGcttattatcaataaaattttattttcggGATTACAGAAGGCAAATTATATAGATCATGTTACTACATTTAGAAgtttcataaatttaaaatattaacttaattattaataacagataaatttttgtaattagttaataaaataaaattgaaagcAAAACGCCAACACCCATATTTAATATTTGTTCGTTTCATTTACCAAGAAATATATATCGAATATAATTAACAAACTCTTAGGTCTCGAAGCCATTCATTTCTAAAAAATTTAATGTACGTGTGTATTAGTGAAATATTGCATAAATAGAATGAAAGAAATGCGATAagcttttttaattttatccaTGCACTTATTTGATAAAGACATGTGACTGCTTACAAAGTAGAAAATGAGTGGAagaaaacaaaactaaaaaagCTGTTGATACAATGAATGTTGTGTCTATGAAGGTCCTACAAACTTGAAAACACAAAATTCTAGTCCTTGTTTTGTCATTAATGTTTTTCATTCTCTTCATACACAGCAATTATTGTAAACAACATGTGTAATACATATTCTGGTGATATATAAAATTACTTATTTCGATCaaaaaaattattgcatttgaaaatattacatgcaaatatgtaattgatgcaAACTCAAAACCATATATTTACACTGCACATTTCAAAATAACCTACCACATCTGAATCACTACTTAGGTGCAATTTAATGAGTTATACAtgaatactagtactatatgtGTGGGTTGGAATTGGAATCGGAATCGGAATCGGAATCGGAACAGTGCTTCACAACCGGTTGGTGATCTCGATACCTACAACGTCGGCATCAAGATTCCCCGATCCAGCCTGAATCTCCTTCAACATGGCTATGACTTGGATCATTGTAGGCCGATTCAACGGCCGATCATCCAAACAAGAGCACGCAATCTTCAAATGCTGCAACAGCTCCATCTCCAACTCGGGATGCCCCGCTATCAACTGATGATCAAACACACGGGCGACCTTCATCCTCGCACACTCCTTCACCCAACCCACCAGATTATCGTCCCCAAAATCCGACTGGTCCGTGGGGCGCCTCCCCGTCAGGAGCTCCAGCAGCACCACTCCATAGCTATACACGTCCCCCTTAGTCGTGCATCGGAAGCTCTGGTAGTACTCTGGGGGCACGTACCCTGGCGTCCCAGCCAGCGTGCTCACACTTAGATGCGTGTCGACCACACTCTCCATCACCCTCGCCATCCCAAAATCCGACACCCTCGCCTCAAAATTGTGATCAATCAGTACATTGCTCGACTTCATGTCTCTATGAATGATGTTCGGCTTGCAGCTGTGGTGGAGGAAGGCCAACCCCCTGGCCGCCCCAACCGCCACCCTACGCCTCATGGGCCAGCTCAGCTTCTTCAGCACCCCTTCCAGGCTCCCGTGCATCATGTACTCGTACACAAGAAGCCGCTCCTCCCCCACCTTGCAGTACCCTAACAACGGCACTAGGTTTCGGTGCTTGATCCTACCTATCGTCTCCATCTCAGCAACGAATTCCCTATCACCTTGCCCACTCACATGCTTCAGTTTCTTCACCGCCACCACAGTCCCATCCTTGAACACGGCCTTGTACACGTCTCCAAACCCTCCCGAGCCAATGAGGGCGCCACTGTGGAACCCGTTCGTGGCCTCCACAAGATCACCGAACGTGAGCCTCTGCACAGGCCTCTCATCAAAAGTTGAGAGATTAACACTCAGCGCTTCGCGTGTCCACACCATGTTACCCGATGAGTTGGATTGCTTCTCCGGGTAGGCCTCCCCACCCGCCCCCTCCTCCCTCCTCCGCTTCTTGTTCCTCTCCATAACCACAACCATAACAACAAATACGCACAACAGAGACAAGGCCAGCCCCATTTCCACACTCCCTACAAGGGATGCTTCTCTCCTCTTAGGCCTGGCCCGGTTTCCTCCACCCGATGCTGAGGAGCTGCACGGGCTAAGAGGGTATCCACAAAGTCCAGAGTTATTCACAAATCGATAATCCGGGAATGTATCAAGTGGAGCAGATTCCGGAATCTTCCCACTCAGATTGTTATTGGAAAGATCAATATCTCCGAGCCTGAGACTAGTTAACGACGGTGGGATGGTTCCATTCAACGTATTGAACGACAAATCAAGAATCGCAACGTTTTTCAAGCCTCCAAGCTCGTCGGGGATAGGCCCGGATAGGCCATTATGCCCCAAGTTGAGCACAAACAAGTAAAACATGGAACCAAGCTCTACTGGAATGCTACCAACCAAGTTATTATACGAAAGGTCGAGAAATATCATGGAACCATTGTGGTTGAAATTAGGCTTAGTGATGCCCCTCCACACGAAGCCAACGGTGCAGGGATGCCTCCTCGACACCCTGCTCAACCCCTCATCCCTAATGCCTCCAAACTCGAGCAGATTCCCAGCTCCGTGGCAGTGGTTGCTGCCGTTGTTCTTGATGTACACGTAACTCTTCCCGGTCAGCAACGCCACATCAATGTAGCCGGACTGCTTGAACAGATTAGGTGGAATAGTCCCATTCAAGAAGTTGGTGTTGAGGTCGAGCCAAATCAAGCTCCTGCAGTCCCCCAACTCGCCCGGGATCATCCCGGATAACGAGTTGTTCCCGAGCTTCAGAATCGCTAGGTTCGAGAGACGGCCCAGAGAGGCCGGTATCTCACCACTCAACTGGTTGTTGGACAGGGAAATCCAGTTCAACTTGGTGCAGTTGCCGAGGGCACCAGGAATTGAACCTCTCAAGTAATTGAAATCAAGAATGAGATTCTCCAAGCTCCGCAACTGCATCAACTCTTGTGGGATTTCGCCGCGTAATTGATTAAACAGCAAGATCATATCTCTGAGCTGGAACAGAGAGCCTAAGCTAGGTGGGATTGTCCCAGTCAAATAGTTGAAACTGAGATCAAGGGAGGCCAAGTTAGAGCAATTGCTTAAACCCTCAGGTACAACACCAGTTAGCAGATTGTTCTGAAGGTACAACACCTTGAAGCTGTTCCGTGGATCTTGACAAAGCTGGGAAGGGATCAAACCAGAGAGACTATTGGAGCTCACATCCAAAGTCTCCAACTTTACCAATCCGGAGAGAGAATCCGCCACTGGGCCCACGAAATAATTGAAGGACATCTTCAAAACCCTCAATCTGCTAAGTTTCAAGAATGTCTCCACCGGAAATTCGCCAGAGAAGTTGTTGACAGATACGTCGAGGACCTCAAGAAGAGAGCAATTGCCAAGATTTTCAGGCAGTTTTCCAGTGAAATTGTTTACAGACAAATCCAATTCCAGAAGAGACGAGCAAGAATGAGAGGAAGACAGCGGGAAAACACCATGGAAATGATTCTGTTTAAGGTAGAGAAACTGCAAGCTCCCAATTGGAACAGAAACTGCACCAGTAAGCTGGTTATTAGTAAGATTAAGGAATCTGAGTTTCTCGCAATTGGACAAAGAGGCCTCTACTTCTCCGTAGAATTTGTTGGAAGATAAGTCTAGATGAATCAAATTCTCACAGCCGCTCAAAACCGGAAATCCTGTAGAGAAATTGTTCCCCCTCAACGACAAGTGCCGAAGCTCCGGAAACTCAGTGCTCGACAAAAGCCAAGAAATCTCATTTTCTCCAGCGATTTTGTTGTAAGAGAGATCGATAAATTGGGCCAACATTAGCCCCGGCGGTGGGGCTTGTTCATCAAAAGGGGTGATGAAATTGCCAGAGAGGTTGAGGGATACCAAATTGGGGCAGAGGCGGAGAGCTGAAACGTCGGAAATGGGCCCGGAAATCTGGTTTTGGCTGAGGTCTAAGTGAGTGAAGGAAGCGGGGCATGAGAAATTGGAAAAGGGGCGGATTGCGCCGGAGATGTTGGCGTTTTTGAGGAGGAGGGATTGAAGGTGTTGGAGGGGGAGAAGGAATTGGGCGAGTATGGAGAAATCGGTGTGGAGAGGAAGGTTGGAGAGGTGGATGGAGGAGACGCGGGAGTGTTTGCAGGAGACGCCGCTGAAATTGCACGGGGAGATTGTGGGCTGCCAGTTTGGGAGCTGGTCTGGGTTGGGGAGTGAGTGCTTGAAGGAGAGGAGGAAGCGTGAGTCTCCGTCtacggcggcggtggcggaggAGGAGAGAGATAGGATGAGGAAGAGGAGTGGGCGGAGATAGGGGTGGTGGGGCTCCATTTTTTTCCAGCAAGACTGGGTTTATTATGGATAGTAGCTAAGCCATTGATGGGAGATTTAAGATAGATTGGTGAAATCAATGTATGTTAGAATTATGAGGGAAGTGGACAGGGTGACAAATTTACAGAGCTGCCATGTgacacatctctctctctctctctacatgtAATGGTGGTTAGTTACTGTGTCAATTGGTTTCCGATGGGGTGGGGATCAGTCAGTCACTGTCACTGCCACTGTCACTGTCACTTCTATACAGGATTCTATTTACCTTTCATTTGCATTCAATTTTTACTCTTTAATCATCACTATTTCATGTTTTCATCATGTCACAAAATATTGAACTCCAATAACTCTCGTCTCAGGTAGTTTGTTTTGTTTGGTATATTATAAATTTGTGAATGCAAGGTTACTTTGTCGTGTTTCGAGATTTCtgctattttaaatttaataaagtacTTCTCCATTTCatgtaatagagtcatttttctatttatgaaaatttcaagttaattgagtcatttctatttttaacaaaaataattctcactttttactttattctatcttcatctctcttattttattctcgtACTTTTTCcatcatccatttaacacactactcttaaactccgtgccgaaaagaaatgtctctaataacaaggaacgaagggagtacatcaTTCAACTAAATTAATACACTctcattctattataaaatcaatatacgAAAATAGAATCCACCGACCACGCTCTACTAAATAGATTATAAATGATGAATGGAAGAAGTATATATATGTTTAAATGAAGGATTTTATAAAATGAACTAAATATAAACGAAAaatgaagttaattttatctaatAAAGTCAATTTTTTTGACACCGATTTTAAGTAGTGATATTTACTGGTTAaatgaaaagataataaagtagagcGAGACAAATATATGGAgaaaaaatatgagaaaaaataaagtaagagagagattgaatgttgtttttttatcataaaagaaaatgtatcacttgtagtgggacgACCTAAAAAGAAACACGCCTCACTTATAATGGAATGGATGAAGTATGTATATAGGGTGTTAGGTTTGCATAATTGTATCTCGGGAttatatatgtagtgtgtttggttcatcaAATTCAATCCCAAAATTCAAtcatagatggataatcatggtataattagttatagctaacccctatgactaaaataatctaactcaatcatagattatatcttagtattattttatccaagaaaccgaacaccaccataAAGAACTatttacatatatatgtattttaaaATAGGATAATGTATATTATCCAATCCACGAATAAGACCAATCTTACAcaattagattttaaaatgagtggataAGATTAAAGCTTACGGATATCAATAAATAgaagataaaatataaataaaagggTAAAATAGTAAATCTGTTATGACATAataattttaaagttttttaaatatcaacatagtatattaaaaatatcaacacagtgacaTGAAAATTTCAACATAAGTACccgaaaatatcaatacaattttattgacattgtacatgcattatattgaaattttttgatgcatttattgatGTAACTGCTTATTaacatatacgaaaattgaaataaaagttataaaatttcatcattcgatcatcgtcggaacatatgcaaatgAGATCTTGGTAGgatccttatgaaattacctttaatttgatatatttttaacaaaaaaataatttaaatcgagagaatgacgtaaatttaaagttttaaaatgattttgaagagagagaaagtggttAGTTTTAACCACCATACATAAAGATTGATAGTAATACcctttaaatatatttaataattgtttttatttaagatATAATCCATTTGACATTGTTGAACCACCAGATCTCCAAATCTAATAACtaagattaattattaatttagaattagtAATTGGTTAACAATTCATCATAAcccatttaaataataattatttattagtactccttccgttctaCGGTAGTTGTAATAATaaaagttaaagtggagaaaaaataaagtaagagagagaataatgtggagaagagtcttatctgcattattctctctcttactttactatttgtctactttaattatttattttcatttttctaaaacgagtatagaaaaagaaatgactcaactaagGAACGGAGAAAAAAATTTCCTTAAATAGAATTGGTCTATTTTGGCTATATTTTCAGCCACAAACTCAATTTTACAatcatattataaaaaaaagaattctACTTCATATTacttcaaaattgaaaattaaacaaatttaaatctaaaattactactccctccgtccctcagtAGTAGAAgtatttcttttcggcacgagatttaagaaaagttgtgtTGAGTGAGTTATGTAATGaataataagagcatccacaatagtggactagcacACGGACTAGGACTAACCGCTAGTCCTTGCGCTAGTCCACTACTGAGACCGGCTAGCGGGTGACGGACAAGCCCGAAGGACAACCTCTTGTCCGTCGGATAAGGCGCTAGTCCGCTATTATAGGCTCCCGACGGATTAGCGCATGGACTAGCGGTTTTTTTATTATCGTGTCAACCCATTatcgacccaacccaataaggtcaAACAGAAGAAAGTCAATCCTTTGTTAATCCTTTGTTATCGTGTACCTAAGAAAAAAGTCAATCCTTTATTAATGATAGTAAGTTAGCTTAACACGATacgataacgactaaaacatgatgttattatatgatttaaacatgatattaaatgataaaataaaaaattatcaaattaaaataattatttcttaatcaaaataataaaattgaagtatagtaatattata
This sequence is a window from Salvia splendens isolate huo1 chromosome 14, SspV2, whole genome shotgun sequence. Protein-coding genes within it:
- the LOC121765676 gene encoding systemin receptor SR160-like, which gives rise to MEPHHPYLRPLLFLILSLSSSATAAVDGDSRFLLSFKHSLPNPDQLPNWQPTISPCNFSGVSCKHSRVSSIHLSNLPLHTDFSILAQFLLPLQHLQSLLLKNANISGAIRPFSNFSCPASFTHLDLSQNQISGPISDVSALRLCPNLVSLNLSGNFITPFDEQAPPPGLMLAQFIDLSYNKIAGENEISWLLSSTEFPELRHLSLRGNNFSTGFPVLSGCENLIHLDLSSNKFYGEVEASLSNCEKLRFLNLTNNQLTGAVSVPIGSLQFLYLKQNHFHGVFPLSSSHSCSSLLELDLSVNNFTGKLPENLGNCSLLEVLDVSVNNFSGEFPVETFLKLSRLRVLKMSFNYFVGPVADSLSGLVKLETLDVSSNSLSGLIPSQLCQDPRNSFKVLYLQNNLLTGVVPEGLSNCSNLASLDLSFNYLTGTIPPSLGSLFQLRDMILLFNQLRGEIPQELMQLRSLENLILDFNYLRGSIPGALGNCTKLNWISLSNNQLSGEIPASLGRLSNLAILKLGNNSLSGMIPGELGDCRSLIWLDLNTNFLNGTIPPNLFKQSGYIDVALLTGKSYVYIKNNGSNHCHGAGNLLEFGGIRDEGLSRVSRRHPCTVGFVWRGITKPNFNHNGSMIFLDLSYNNLVGSIPVELGSMFYLFVLNLGHNGLSGPIPDELGGLKNVAILDLSFNTLNGTIPPSLTSLRLGDIDLSNNNLSGKIPESAPLDTFPDYRFVNNSGLCGYPLSPCSSSASGGGNRARPKRREASLVGSVEMGLALSLLCVFVVMVVVMERNKKRRREEGAGGEAYPEKQSNSSGNMVWTREALSVNLSTFDERPVQRLTFGDLVEATNGFHSGALIGSGGFGDVYKAVFKDGTVVAVKKLKHVSGQGDREFVAEMETIGRIKHRNLVPLLGYCKVGEERLLVYEYMMHGSLEGVLKKLSWPMRRRVAVGAARGLAFLHHSCKPNIIHRDMKSSNVLIDHNFEARVSDFGMARVMESVVDTHLSVSTLAGTPGYVPPEYYQSFRCTTKGDVYSYGVVLLELLTGRRPTDQSDFGDDNLVGWVKECARMKVARVFDHQLIAGHPELEMELLQHLKIACSCLDDRPLNRPTMIQVIAMLKEIQAGSGNLDADVVGIEITNRL